In the genome of Oligoflexus sp., the window ATACCGAGTTTTTGTAGATATTTCAGGCTGGCTTCACCATCAGGCAGACGAAGACCGAGCCTATTGAGTTCATCCTTTTCGGCTTCCACAAAAACGATTTTGGGTGCCAGACCCTTTTTAAGAAGACGTGCGCAGTGAGGCGTGCGATCGACAACACTGCCCATAAGCATGACGATGGCGTCGGCGGACTTCACGTCCTCATCATGACGAATGATAAGGTCGGCCGGCCATTGACGGCTCGGCGGATAGGCGAGCATCAGGACGGTGAATCCAGCCAGAACGCCGAGGAGAAAGGCACAAAATTTTTCCCAGAGACGACTCATATCAGAAGAGCGATTTCTGCGAAGGGACAAGGCCTTCTGCGATCATGGCGTTCATCTTTTCCATCAGTTTTTTATGATAATTGTAGAGCTGACGCTTAAAGCTCGCCGGATCATCCGACGCCTTGGGCGGATAGATAGGCTGGCTTAAAAAGTGCTCCAGTTTCACAGGCCGGGGAATGGCTGTGGGACCGAGCCCACGGGCCAGGAAGAAGGGCAGACGAAGCTTTTTGTAAACGAGCTTGGTCAGGGAATTTTCATAGACCTTATAGATGTCATCCGCGCGAGGACAGGCTGCCAGCACGATGGGAGCGCCAGTTTCCAGGGAAAGGCGCGCAAATCCACGACGCCGATTCCAAAGGATTTGATAGCGCTCTGTGTAAGGACGCAGGGATTCCCGCATGCCGCCGGGGGCAAGATAAATGATTTCACCGTTGCCAAGGAGACTGCTGGCCGCTTCCTGGGATCCCACGATGCCACCGAGCTTTTCCATGACCTCACCGAGACCCGGGAAGACATAAAACGCCCGATCAATCAGCGAACGTGGAATACGGCCGTTGTAACAGTAAACTGCAGCCATGAGCATCAGCATATCGTAGGTGGCGAGACTGTGATTACAGGCCACAATCACCGGACCACGCTTGGGAATATTTTCCAGACCATGCACCTCGTGCCGATGGTATGTCCTGAGAGCATTGACCATCGGCAGGAGTTTGAGCGCGAATTCTTCATCCATAGATTTGCCTGTTAAATGACGAGGCGACCACGATAGACCATTTGAGCCGGACCGGCAAGCGTGACGGAATCCGCGGTATTTTCCTGTTTAATATAAAGTCGGCCACCCGGCATATCAATTCCCAGCCAGTTGCGACGATCGGTCAGGCCCGAGGCAAAAGCCGAAGCCCCAATCGCCGAAGCTCCGCTGCCGCAGGCCTGGGTTTCCCCGGCTCCGCGCTCCCAGACGAAAACTTCATAGAGTTCATCAATCGGACGGCCCAGAACCTGTGATGAGATTCTGCGGTCTTCATCCTGCACCTTTTTACTGGCGCAAAGATGAACATTGATGCCATCCCAAAGAGTCGAAACTTGCAATGCGGGACCAACTTTTCGGATCATATCACGGTTCACAGAGTCGAGGAAGAAACAGAGATGGCGATTGCTGATGGACACAAGATGCCAATCTTTTGTTAATTCAGGCATGCCGAGTTCCTGCGCTTTGCGTGTGACGAAATCCTTCACCGCAGCGTAATCGGCATTCTCCTTGTTCACCTGCGGATGGCCCATTTCCACCGCCACCAAGGGCAGCTGGCCGGTGCGACTCGCAGCCAGGCGGCCAAGAAAACGAATATCCACGGCACTGCTTTCGAGCTGCAGCGGAATGGTGTCGGGGATATCGACCTTCTGATCGGCATGGAGATGATGGGTCAAAATACTAAGGGCGGCGCAGCGAATGCCGTTGCCACAGGTTTGGGCCAGCGAGCCATCGCTATTGATGATGGAAAGTTTGTGGGGCATCAGATCGCGCGCAGTTTTTGTATGCAAAACCAAAATGCCATCAGCGCCGATTCCGCTGCCATCACGCGCGCAAAGAGCGGGCGCTTGACGACGCAAGGAATCAAAGGTGATCTGGTCATGATTGAACCAGGTGAGAATAAAATCGTTTTTATTGCCATGCCATTTCTCGAATTCGAGTTCCATCAGCCGGATACCTCTTTGATGTCAGCACAGAATTTATAACCGCGTCCCCGCACGCTCTGCAAGATCTCGGGTTGCGAAGGGTCTTTTTCAAAGTATTTGCGCAGGCGCATGATGAAGTTATCGACCGTGCGCGTTTCCACATTGCCGTGCACGCCCCAGACGCGACCGAGCAGATGCTTTCTGCTCAGGACTTCCTGCGGATGCTCCAGGAATTCCGTGAGAACCTTGGCCTCAAGAGCGGTCAGGACAAAGCTTCCCTGGGGGCCTTTGAGTTCGAAGGTCTGCGGATTCCAGGTGACTTCACGAAATTGAATCAGCGCCGTTTGCTTGCCGGTCCGCAGGGGACTGAAGAGATCGCTGCGATCGGCCATCCGTTTCACCCGCAGAAAAAGTTCCTGCAGGCTGAAGGGTTTGGTCATGTAATCATCGGCCCCGGTTTCCAGGCCCTGCAGGACATCGTTTTCAGAGGCGCGCGCGGTCAGCATCAGAATGCCGGTGATTTTATCGCGCTCACGGATATAGCTGGCCACTTCGAAACCATTCATCTCGGGCAGCATCACATCCAGGATCACGAGCGCAAAGGGGCCTTCCTTGCTGTATTTTTCAACGGCCTCACGGCCATCCTTCGCCAGCGTGATCCGATAGCCTTCGGCCTGGAGATTCAGCTCCATATTGAAAGCGAGATGCGGTTCGTCTTCGACCAGAAGGATATGTTTTTGTCCCGTCATCATGCTGCTAAAGCGTCCTTTCGACGTATTAAACCCATACCCCATGTGCGCAGGGGTCCACCTTAATCCCTGCGAATCAGGAAGCCAAGATGCATTCGCGGGAGAGCGCAAAGGTAAAGCGCGATCCTTTGCTCACTCCTTCGCTTTGGACCCAAATGCGTCCACCCATGGAATTAACGATGGATTTGACAATGTAAAGTCCAAGTCCTGTCCCCGGGACGGCGGCCTTCTGCGCCCTGGGTGAGCGGTGGAACATGCGGAATATTTTTCGCTGTTCCGAGGACGTGAGGCCGATACCAGCATCTTCGACGCTGATCCAGAGCTCGTATTCCTGAATCGTGACCTGCACCCTGATCGGGGCCCCGGCCGGCGAATATTTCACGGCATTTTCCAAAAGGTTCCCGAGCACGATGCTCAGAGCCAGACGCGACGCGCCGATAACCAGATCGGGGCTGCAATCAATTTTCAACCTTTGCAGCAGGCTGTCATCCATATGACGTTGCTGCTCTGCGACATGTTGGATCAGCTCGCGCAGAGGAATCTCATCCTGCTGATTTTTGTAATCAATAATGCCGCGATCCAGGCGACCCGCGATCAGAATCCGTTCCACAAGCTGCGAAAGACGTTCCAAATCCTTCTCGACCATCGAGAAGATCTTGTCGCGGACAGCGGCCGGGAGTTGATGCCTCTGCAGCGTTTCAAAGCTCAGCTGAAGGCTCGAAAGAGGCGAGCGTAGCTCATGAGTCACGCTGGAGACAAAGGACTTCTGCTGGGAAATCAGGCTGCTTTGGATCTGCGTGAAAACAAAGAGCACAACCGTTCCCACCAAAAAGATGCCGAGGAGCACGCAGCCGATAACCAGCGTAAAAATACCCGTAGTCGGACTGATGGTGGAGGTCGAGCCGATGATGCTGCTGAGTTTGCTCAGGGTTTCCTGCTGGCTCATAAACCAGACGACCCAGAGGATAATCATAGTCAACCAGACGATCTGCAGGGCGACAAACACGAATATGGGGTGCGTCAGCCAGCGAAGAAGCTTAACCAGAATCGTTTTCATCTGCCGGGTTTGCATGGGTAAAGTGCCTTGTTGCCTGACATCGGAAATGGGCGCGCGGAGAAAGCCCACATCCGGATTAATGGGTATTCTCCGGTCTGTCCAGATAAGTGTTTCAGTAGGGAAAGTGATGATTCCCTATTATCGACGCTTCTCACCATTCTGTGCTGCGAATTGAGCCTTCATGCGGGCGGTCTGCCGTGCAAATTGTTTACTCACAATAGCAAGGAGGAGCTGACCGATCAAATGACCCTGACTTTCGGTGACGTGCTCGAAGGAAATGGCGACCTTGTTGCCGGAGATGAAAACCCGTCGGACTTTGGCGGAGATCTTGATGAAGTCGCCATAGCTATATTGAATGTATTCGTGAATGGGGATGCTGATCTTCACCTGATCGCCAGGACGGAAGATGACGTCCTTTTCCGCTGTGACCAGAGCGCCGTGCATGCTGAGATCCACAATCCGGCCTTCGAGCATGGTGTCTTTGTTCAGATGGAAAATGGTGGCGTAAAGGTTCACGTTATAGCGCCGGCTGCGACGGTGATTCTGATTGTCGATGCCGGCCTTGATGCGCGCCATGATCTGCTGGCGAGGGTTGCCGGGATAGACGATGTACTCGTCGGATTCATGATAGAGCAGCAGCTCCTTATGATAGACGCGGACAAGGTCATCGGCGTCACGCGTAAGAAAGAGCACTGGAATGGTTTCGTTGCGGCGCTTTTCTTTCAGAGCCCGGATAAGGTTCATCACGCCGGTTTTTTCCGTGAACTCATCGTTGATCACGAGCAGGGAAATATTCCGGCCGAATTGCCTGGTCAGCTCGTCGGGCGTGCGCGGGGAAGAAATGGCGAGCTGCGGATAGTCCTTCTTCACGAAGCTTTCCATCGCGAAAATGAGATCCTTGTCGAAGCGGTCCCCCAAGGCAAAGATCACATAGTTTTTGCGCTTTTTGCGCGGACCTTGAAGATAGGCCTCGATCTTCGCCGCGGTTTTGTCTTCGATGGTATCGGACTTTTTCTTTTCTGCCGTTTCGCTCATGGTCGCCCCTTCACATGGTCTTGGCGGGTAAGGACCGGTCGGACTTCGCCTGTTCGGTCGGCTCACTCAGACCCTGCGTTTGCCGATAGAAGACTTCAGCTTTTTTCAAAAGGCCATAGTGCTTGTCAGCCGGTGTGGCGAGCGCTGTGGATTCGATATATTTTTTCCAGTGCTCATGTGCGGTTTTCAAATCCTCGCCGCGCTGGGTAAGGCCCCAGATGCGGTGCAGACTGAGCGCGCGGTAGTAGGACACGCTGTGCACGGCCTGGGTGTATTGCTCTTCGGGAATAAAACGCAGCTGACCTTCGCAAAGATCGAGCAGGGCTTTGGTTTTCTGCCAGGAGCTTATGGCGGCCGCCTGGTCGGAGTCTTTGAGTTTTTCACCGATATGATAGATGGCAATCGCTTCGTTGATCTGGGTGCCGATAAAGCGTTTGTCGACAAAGTTTGCGACCTCGGGCCGGCTTGTCACGCGATGGAAAGCGGCGGCGGCTTTGATCGGATCCTGGCTCTGATTCAGATAAATATCGCCGAGCTCATGCTGCACCAGAAGATAATCAGGATGGGTCTGCGGCAGGGCCTCCAAAAGATTGATGGCTTCATTCAATCGGCCCGCCTGAATCAAAAGTCGCGCCTCGCGCCGCAGATCACGCTCCAGACGAACCGCGCGGGGACCGCTCCAGTCGAGGCCTTCTTCATCGAAACTCACAACCTGGTTCAGATTTTTGTATTCATCATTCAGGATGATTTCAATCTGGGCCGTCGGACCGGGAAGGTCGATGCTCTGATAAATTGGGCTGCGGCCGATCAGGCGACCGTTCAGTTTCACCTGGGCATTGCTGGGATCGGTTTCAATGCGAATCGGAATGGAGGAACGCTGAAGGGCAATGGCCTTATCCTTGCCTTCGACCCACAGGAAATCATCCTGATGCAGGCGATAGCCGGTGCGCACCGCAGTAAGAACCCCGCGACGACTGGTGGCAACGCGACTCAAACGAGCGATGCCCTGGCGGTCGGTCGTGCCGATCCAGCGATCCTGAAGATAGAGGTTCACCTGAGCCAAGGGTCTTTTGTCAGCGACATCTGTGACTGTTATGTATTTGTCACCGCCTTCGGGCTGACGCTGAAGAGCCACGATATGGCCCACCTGAGCTGTCGCGCGCGGTTTCAGTTCGGTGACGCGCACGCGGCTCAGGCCTTCGCCAAGGTCTGTGATTTGCGCCGAACCGATATCGGTCCAACCGGGATTGGAACCGCTTTCCGCCTGCAGACCATGCAGACGAAGGGTTT includes:
- a CDS encoding HAMP domain-containing sensor histidine kinase, with protein sequence MKTILVKLLRWLTHPIFVFVALQIVWLTMIILWVVWFMSQQETLSKLSSIIGSTSTISPTTGIFTLVIGCVLLGIFLVGTVVLFVFTQIQSSLISQQKSFVSSVTHELRSPLSSLQLSFETLQRHQLPAAVRDKIFSMVEKDLERLSQLVERILIAGRLDRGIIDYKNQQDEIPLRELIQHVAEQQRHMDDSLLQRLKIDCSPDLVIGASRLALSIVLGNLLENAVKYSPAGAPIRVQVTIQEYELWISVEDAGIGLTSSEQRKIFRMFHRSPRAQKAAVPGTGLGLYIVKSIVNSMGGRIWVQSEGVSKGSRFTFALSRECILAS
- a CDS encoding response regulator transcription factor; its protein translation is MMTGQKHILLVEDEPHLAFNMELNLQAEGYRITLAKDGREAVEKYSKEGPFALVILDVMLPEMNGFEVASYIRERDKITGILMLTARASENDVLQGLETGADDYMTKPFSLQELFLRVKRMADRSDLFSPLRTGKQTALIQFREVTWNPQTFELKGPQGSFVLTALEAKVLTEFLEHPQEVLSRKHLLGRVWGVHGNVETRTVDNFIMRLRKYFEKDPSQPEILQSVRGRGYKFCADIKEVSG
- the dapF gene encoding diaminopimelate epimerase, with translation MELEFEKWHGNKNDFILTWFNHDQITFDSLRRQAPALCARDGSGIGADGILVLHTKTARDLMPHKLSIINSDGSLAQTCGNGIRCAALSILTHHLHADQKVDIPDTIPLQLESSAVDIRFLGRLAASRTGQLPLVAVEMGHPQVNKENADYAAVKDFVTRKAQELGMPELTKDWHLVSISNRHLCFFLDSVNRDMIRKVGPALQVSTLWDGINVHLCASKKVQDEDRRISSQVLGRPIDELYEVFVWERGAGETQACGSGASAIGASAFASGLTDRRNWLGIDMPGGRLYIKQENTADSVTLAGPAQMVYRGRLVI
- a CDS encoding lysophospholipid acyltransferase family protein, translating into MDEEFALKLLPMVNALRTYHRHEVHGLENIPKRGPVIVACNHSLATYDMLMLMAAVYCYNGRIPRSLIDRAFYVFPGLGEVMEKLGGIVGSQEAASSLLGNGEIIYLAPGGMRESLRPYTERYQILWNRRRGFARLSLETGAPIVLAACPRADDIYKVYENSLTKLVYKKLRLPFFLARGLGPTAIPRPVKLEHFLSQPIYPPKASDDPASFKRQLYNYHKKLMEKMNAMIAEGLVPSQKSLF
- a CDS encoding PilZ domain-containing protein; its protein translation is MSETAEKKKSDTIEDKTAAKIEAYLQGPRKKRKNYVIFALGDRFDKDLIFAMESFVKKDYPQLAISSPRTPDELTRQFGRNISLLVINDEFTEKTGVMNLIRALKEKRRNETIPVLFLTRDADDLVRVYHKELLLYHESDEYIVYPGNPRQQIMARIKAGIDNQNHRRSRRYNVNLYATIFHLNKDTMLEGRIVDLSMHGALVTAEKDVIFRPGDQVKISIPIHEYIQYSYGDFIKISAKVRRVFISGNKVAISFEHVTESQGHLIGQLLLAIVSKQFARQTARMKAQFAAQNGEKRR